In the genome of Andrena cerasifolii isolate SP2316 chromosome 5, iyAndCera1_principal, whole genome shotgun sequence, one region contains:
- the LOC143369046 gene encoding hydroxylysine kinase, giving the protein MFLFSERSARPEINQRMEDEDGVLTPGQRIRPPGSKQIASDLLEKLYGLTTISVTELNAYDDRNYRVICQELQENPAAAAGEHDYVLKIINSLDSRKGRVIDAQNEMLMFLNQRGIKCPLPVRNLNGTYYSLEKLGGDCTTESYAVRLLVYRPGELLHRVPITSGLLRNVGRFTAKFGKVLTGFSHPAYDDHRTLWMLASVPKLRQFTYALKNAPERDLAHQVILAFEKGVLQVTSQLERGIIHGDLNEQNIVMCPNGTEIAAVIDFGDSHRACLIFELAIVLCYMILQAGDLEMGKHVVEGYQEVRELAELEKRILKVTVCARICQSLVMGAYSHLHDPQNEYLLATQKSGWSLLKQLWPLSEEEVLRKWALMD; this is encoded by the exons ATGTTTCTATTCTCGGAGAGAAGCGCTCGACCAG AGATAAACCAAAGAATGGAGGATGAGGACGGCGTGTTGACGCCAGGCCAGCGAATACGGCCGCCAGGTAGCAAACAAATAGCCTCCGATCTCCTCGAGAAGCTCTACGGGCTGACGACAATAAGCGTTACCGAATTGAACGCGTACGACGATAGAAACTACCGCGTGATTTGCCAAGAGCTGCAGGAGAATCCCGCGGCAGCCGCCGGCGAGCACGATTACGTGCTGAAGATAATTAACTCCCTGGACTCCCGAAAAGGCCGCGTGATCGACGCGCAGAATGAGATGTTGATGTTCCTGAACCAACGGGGCATCAAGTGTCCCTTACCCGTGAGAAATCTGAACGGAACGTACTACTCCCTGGAGAAATTAGGCGGGGATTGTACCACGGAGAGCTACGCCGTGAGGCTGCTCGTTTATCGTCCAGGCGAGCTGTTGCACCGCGTGCCGATCACCAGCGGATTGCTCCGAAACGTGGGCCGTTTCACGGCTAAGTTCGGTAAAGTCCTCACGGGCTTCTCCCACCCGGCTTACGACGACCACAGAACCTTGTGGATGTTGGCCTCGGTGCCCAAGCTGCGCCAGTTCACCTACGCGTTGAAGAACGCCCCCGAGAGGGATCTGGCGCACCAGGTGATACTGGCCTTCGAGAAGGGTGTTCTTCAGGTCACCTCGCAACTAGAGCGGGGCATCATACACGGCGACCTGAATGAGCAGAACATCGTGATGTGCCCAAACGGCACCGAGATAGCCGCGGTGATCGATTTCGGGGATTCCCATAGGGCCTGCTTGATCTTCGAACTGGCCATCGTTCTGTGCTACATGATTCTGCAGGCCGGCGACCTGGAAATGGGTAAACACGTCGTCGAGGGCTACCAGGAAGTCAGGGAGCTGGCAGAGTTGGAGAAGAGGATCCTTAAGGTCACTGTCTGCGCGAGGATTTGCCAAAGCCTCGTCATGGGCGCTTATTCCCATCTCCACGACCCGCAGAACGAATACTTGCTCGCCACGCAGAAATCGGGCTGGAGTTTGCTGAAGCAGCTTTGGCCCCTCAGCGAGGAGGAGGTCCTTCGAAAGTGGGCCTTGATGGACTGA